One Methylorubrum extorquens genomic window, ACCTTGAGATCCTTGATCAGGGTGACCGCATCGCCGTCGGCCAGGATGTTGCCTGCGGCGTCGCGGACGGCCGCCCGCGCATCCGGCGTCTCGGCCGCCGCCGCCGCGCCGGCGGGGCGCCATTCGCCGAGCGCTTCGTCGTAGATGTAGGTATCGTCCGTATCCGGCATCGTCTGGCTCCCCGCGGTCACGCCGCCGTGAGCGCGGCCATAGCGGTGCCTCAGGCCGGCCGACAAGCGCGTTGCGGGCATGGCTCCGAACCGACTACCGTTGCGGGAGTTGGCGCCGGGTGCTCCAAGGATCACCGTTGCCTGCGCGTCGTCCCGCTCGGCTCGACAGCCCGACCCCATGCTCACGACCGGAAACACTCCGACCATGCGCCAGAAAATGCTCTCCGGATTGCTGGGCCTCGGCCTGCTCTGCACGCCGGCCCTCGTCGCCGGCACCGTTCCTGCCGCGGCGCAGGCGCCCGCCAAACCCGCCGCCCCGGCCGTCACCGCCGATCCGGAGCGCTTGGCCGCCGCCCGCGAGGTCGTCGCCGCGTCGCAGGGAGACCGGGCCGCGGTGCTCGCGGCGATGAAGGCACCGATGGCCGGGGTGATGCAGCAGATGGGTCTCACGGACCCGAAGAAGGCCCAGGTGATGGTGGACGAGGTCGTCATGCCCACGCTCTCGGAGAATTACGACGACCTGCTGGCGATCCAGGCCCTCTCCTTCGCCTCCGTCCTCTCGAAGGAGGATCTGAAGGCGGTGGCCAGCTTCTACGCCACGCCGGCGGGCAAGAACCTCGTCAAGGCGCAGCCGCAACTGAGCCAGGCGATGCTGACGGGCATGCAGCAATGGATGGGCACGCTGCTGCCGCAGCTCAAGGAGAAGGTCGAGAAGGCCGCCGCGGCGCATGGCTGGTCGAACGAGGTCAAGCGGCGCTGAGACCCCTCACCGCTCCGGCTCGAACAAGGCCGTGGCTGCGGGCCCCTGCGGAAAGGTCAGGGGCATCCGGACCACGCCGCGGTGATAGGGGAAGCGGGCGCGCTGGAGCGGGTCCGGCCCGGTAAAGATCAGCCGCGGTCGGAACGAGACCGGGCTGACGCAGAGCAGGTAATTGCGCAGGTTGCGCTCGTCGGGCACGAACATGGCCTTGTCGAGGTAGCGGGCCTCGTGCCGCACCCAAGGCGGAATGAACGGCAACCGCCAGCGCCGGGCGAGGTGCTCGCCGACCCCGCCGAGGAAGGCATCGGGCCGCGCGTCTCCCAGAAAGCCCGGATCCTCGGCGATCATCGCCCCCTGGGCGGCGGTGTCGCCGTCGAGCGCGTAGAAGGCATCGAGGAAGTTCTGCAGGTGGTGATCCCAGTCGCCATCCGCGCGCGCCCTCTCGACCACCGCGCGCAAGGTGACGGGCCTCATTGCGGGCCATCCTGAAGCACCGACCGGAAGCGCAGGCTCGCCTCGTCCGGGGGCGCCTCGTCGTAGACGGACACGTAGAGGTCATGCAGCGCGGCCACCTCGCCGATGCCGAGATGGGCGGCCAGGGCCTGCGCATCCCGCAGGTCGCGTTCGCCGCGATCGAGATTCTGCAGGGCGTGCAGCTTCATGGCGAGAAGGTAGCGCGGCGCGGCGAGAAAGGTGCGCAGACCCGGTGTCCCGTCGGCCGGATAGAGGCCGGCGGCCGTGAACAGGGCCTCGTCCTCATCCAGCGGCGTGAACATGCCGACCGCATTGTTGAGCCAATCGGGCTGCAACCCGAGTTCTTGCGCCACGCGCGCGACCGAGGGCGCCAGAGCCGCCTCGTCGAAGCCTTCGCGCACCACCGCATCCACATCGTCGGTGCCGCGCCGCCACGCGAATTGCAGCATCAGCGCCCCGCCGCCGTACACGGCCAGTTCGACGAACAGCCCCCGCGCGGACAGATCCGCGCCGAGCCGTTCGAAGGCCTGGAGGAGGCGGGTACGATCGAAGGCTGGGGCCATGCAGACAGTGTAGCCGATGCCGCGGCCTTCGTGAAAAGGCTACTCCGCAGCGGCGGCGAACACCGTGCCGGCCCGCGGCAGATCCAGCGTATCCCAGGTTTCCACCAGCGCGGCCGTCAGCGCACCGATCCGCTCGTCGTCGTG contains:
- a CDS encoding alkylphosphonate utilization protein, with product MPDTDDTYIYDEALGEWRPAGAAAAAETPDARAAVRDAAGNILADGDAVTLIKDLKVKGANQTLKQGTVIRSIRLTDDPEEIDCRHDSIKGLVLRTEFVRKR
- a CDS encoding DUF2059 domain-containing protein, giving the protein MRQKMLSGLLGLGLLCTPALVAGTVPAAAQAPAKPAAPAVTADPERLAAAREVVAASQGDRAAVLAAMKAPMAGVMQQMGLTDPKKAQVMVDEVVMPTLSENYDDLLAIQALSFASVLSKEDLKAVASFYATPAGKNLVKAQPQLSQAMLTGMQQWMGTLLPQLKEKVEKAAAAHGWSNEVKRR